The sequence CTTGATAAGCATTGAGCGAGTAAACGTTTTTCATCATCAAATTCCACATAGGATGACGCGTATCAATAGATGTACTCCTCAATAACTTAATAATAATAGCATTTGGATTTGTTATACCTTGATCCGAAAATTCGCCGACTTGATAAATCTCGTCATTGACAGTATATTGAAATGCAACTGCAAGAACTTGCCCTGCAGTCAAAGCAGTACTTAAAGAAATAAAACCTAAAGAACGGTTAAATGTATATTCGGTATCGGTTAATTTTCTTGCACTTTCGATTTTTTCAAAATCCCGACCCTGAGAAAAATCAGCTCCCGGTAAAGTTGACAAATAGTTATAAACGGAATTGACATCGCGTACTTTAGCAGTATCCAACATTGTCATTAGGGTATTACTGGAATTATCCGGCATCCTTTTGCCTGCTACAGGATAAATAAATTGATTGCTCGGCTCATACTCTCCTAAGTCGGAAAATGCGACAATATTTCTGTTTTCCGTAACAGCCGAACCGATATTTGTAACCCAAACTTCAACTCTTGTAATATTAACATTTGAGCTTATTATCGGTAAAGTTGACAGACCATTTTCATAATTATCACGAAAGTATTGAGATAAGAAAAAGTGTCTGTTTTCATCATAGTCAGAAGCTTTAATCTTAAAGTCTGTGTTTTGCGAACCACCTTCTACAGTAACGGAAGATGTACTGGAGTTCTGCTGAGCAATAATACCAGTAACAGACAATCTACCGAATTGTAATTTGGTTTTAACACCAAAAAGAGATTGGCTGCCAGTAATTAATCTGCTGTTAATAGGCATTGAAACATTCCCGGCTTCAATCGAACGAATAATTTCATCCTCAGTACCTTCATAACCTATTTTATTGTCATTATCTACCGTAACATTTACCGAATTTCTTGTATCGATATTAAAATTAAGTTTAATTTTTTCGCCGATTTGAGCCATTAAACTGATCTGCATATTCATATCAAAGTCGAAACTTGTATTTCTTCTCTGTCTAATATCCAAATTAGTATCATCTCTAAAATTATGGAGTACTCCGAATTTCAATTCGATAGCACCTTGCGGACGAATATCAATGGTATTTGAACCGAATAATCTGTCGAAAGCTTCGCTGCGTATATTTATAGTAGGAATTAAACCGTCACGGGCATCACCTCCTGCTGTTGCCGATCTTTCTTTCCAATATTCATTAACTCCCCTCTTCATTTCAAAATCCCTGTATTCTTCAAAATCGAAATAATACGGATCTCTGTAATCAATATTACCGATTTTTCTTTTTAAAACATATTGATTTGATATCGGATCGTATTCAATTGTGGTTGTTATATTGGAAGGATCATTAAGATATAAAGAGTTATCTTCTCTTAACGGATCAAGTCCCGTATCTTTTTTTATCGGGAAACGAAGAGTAGTATCAGGTTGTTGGTATTCGAAGGATATTTCTGAATCAGGATATTTAACATTAACTTCTGAAAACGCAAAAAGCATTCCCGAAAGCGGGAAAATCAGAAAAACTATAATGTATTTATAAAGCTTTTTCAATCTATAAAATTTTTAAAGTCTCTTTTACCAGCTCTTCAACGCCTAAGTCGGCACCTTTAGTTTCTATAACTTTTTTAAGAGCTTTCTCAACAGATAACCTTGGGAAACCAAGTACCGTTAAAGCTGATAACGCTTCATTTGCATAATTATTGTGTAATGGACCGATGTTTGCGGCATCAAAATTTTCTTTTAATAATTTATCCGCCAAATCTAAAACGATTCTTTGAGCGGTTTTTTCTCCTATTCCTTTTACAGATTTTAATCTGCGACTATCTTTATTAACTATTACCGAATATAATTCGGCGGAATTCATTGAAGAAAGAATAACTCGTCCTGTGTTGGCTCCAACTCCCGAAACTGTAATTAAATGACGGAATAATATCCTTTCCTTTTCATCAAAAAAACCGAATAATGATTCGTTATCTTCCCGTAAAATATGATGTAAAAATAATTTAATATTAGTTTGATCTTTGATTAAAGCATATGTGTTTACAGATATTTGTATATTATATCCGATGCCTCCGCATTCTATAATAGCGTAACTCGGATTAGAATAAACCAATTTTCCGGTTATATATTCGTACATTATATAATTACATTTTCAATAAACTGCAAAGATAATAGAATAATTGAGAACGAAAATTTGAGAGTAAAGAATTTTTGAGAAAAAGAATTTGTTATTCCTTAATAAATTTTTGAGAAAAAACTGTTTTGTCTTCTTGAATAATTCTAAGTATATAAATAGCAGCAGGCCAGGTTGAAATATCTAATGAAGTGTTTTGATAAAACAAAGAATTGCACATTAATACTCCATGTATATTATAGATATATAATTGGTTGTTACTTTTGGTTGAATAGATATTTAATATCTTATCTGCAGGAATTGGAAAGACGGTTAAACCGGAATTATTTTTTGTAAGTTCCACATTATCCATATTTATTTCCTGAAACTTTAAATCATTTAACTGTTCTGCTTCACTAATAGAAGGCAGGTCGGAAATGTAATAAGAAGAGAATGAGTCTGATTTTGCATTAATCTTTATAGTTACATCCGTACCCTCAGCAGCATGAAAATCGGAATAAACGTCAATCTCTTTCGTAGCGCTTAAAATAACTTTAGCACTATCTGAAATACTAACATTTTCAACGATTAATGTTTCACAACCGGTTACAGTTATGTTTGAAACAACTGTTCGATCGGAAAATTCATCATCACAATTTTTCAAACAATCGGCAAAAAAGTAATTGTTAAATATTACAGTATTAGGTTGTATGCCGAAACCATTAATAAAGTTTATGCCTACCCCATCTATTTGATGGCAATAACTCATTATAGTGCCGGCACCTTCAGGGTATCCGGGTCTTGAGCAATTGCCCTCAACTTCAGCACAACCGTCTATAGCTGTAAATCCGTCATTCCATACACAAGCATGTGTATGACGAGATCCTAACAAATGACCTAATTCGTGAGTTATTACATTAACAGTCCAGCTATAATCCGCATACGCAGCATAACCTTTATTAATCATAGCAACTGCCAGCTTTTCTTTTGCAGAAGGATTGCATAAACCTTC comes from Bacteroidales bacterium and encodes:
- the ruvA gene encoding Holliday junction branch migration protein RuvA → MYEYITGKLVYSNPSYAIIECGGIGYNIQISVNTYALIKDQTNIKLFLHHILREDNESLFGFFDEKERILFRHLITVSGVGANTGRVILSSMNSAELYSVIVNKDSRRLKSVKGIGEKTAQRIVLDLADKLLKENFDAANIGPLHNNYANEALSALTVLGFPRLSVEKALKKVIETKGADLGVEELVKETLKIL